The genomic window AAGACGAAAGAAAAAAGATGTCAAATGACACCTTTTTAATGGCACTGGCTATTCTTCATTAATAAATGTTACTACTTCTTCATATTGGACAATGAGCTGAAGTAACTGTTGTTGTATGTGATAAAGCGCATCGTTTTCGTTAGATTCATGATAGGTATTCAGTTCTTTTACAGCCGAAAATAATGTATCCGCATACTGCAAACTTTTTTCACGAGCTTGCTCATTCATTTGTGAAAAAGCTCTATCACGAGAATCGCGCAAATGCTCAACAGACTGATTTAATTGTGCTATATTCTCCTCGCTAATGGAACCGCGTTCGTTCGCCACAATGAATTGGGAAGAAACGTTATTCAAAAACTGATAGACTGCATTCGCGCTCGTGTACCAATTTGCAGCATCTTCTCCACCGACTGACACTTCACCACCCTCTACTGTATACGTCTTCACATATGTCTCCTGTCCCTGTTCACCGTAATGCTCGCTTAGTTCTGTACCCCTTGCTTGATCATTAGCTACTCCTAAAAACATATATTGCGTTTCCTCACCTGGTATGAGTACGGCAGGCAGCCCTTTTTCTTTTGTCTCTAATACAACTTTTTCAGCTGTTTCCATATCTGTGAATGCGGCTCCTTGAACAACGTCCACGTGTAAGCTTGGAAAGGAGACATCTGTATAGACCGTTGCTTGAGCAGGAATAACAGCCTCGCCATACGCCGTGTCATCGTTTAAAAAGAATTGGAAGACAACAATACCAAGTCCTAGTCCAACAACAATAGCAGACATAACAGCACCAACAATTGGCCAAGGAATGGACAGCTGGATTTTATTTTTTCGATTTTTAGGAGGGAGCTTTGGTCCTTTAGAGCGGTCACCATCATCCCAAAAAGGCTCATTTCCAGATTTTTTCACATTTAATTTTTCAGTGAAGTCCACAACTTTATCTTCTTCTGGTTGTAAATCGTCATTATCTTGTGGCGTTGAATGGTTTTTTTGAAATACTGAACGATCCCAGCTAATCACTTCAATCGGTTCTGAGTCTTCACTTTTGGGTGCAGGACGACTGTTTTTTTTCATTGATTGCGGGAACTTAAAATTCATCGAATGCTTTTGATCACTCATAAGTAAACACCCCTTTCCCTCTATACATATGAGGCTTGTCTTTATTTAGACCACATAAGGTAAAAAATAGACAATTAGTGCGGCGATGCTAATAAATGGTGCAAACGGAATTTTCATTCGCTTACTGTCTTCATATTTCTGTCTAAACGAGGGATGTATAAACACAAATAATAGGGCAATTGAGGAAGCCACTGCAATAATGAGCAATGTCGATTGAATACCAAACAACAGCATAAAAAGAAGAAATAATTTAACATCGCCACCACCGAGCTGTTCTTTTTGACAAGCATAAAGTAAGGTACTCAAAAGTACAAGGCTAATGACCAATGAAAAAAGATCAAACGTAATGGGATGAACAAAGAATCGTAGCGCAAGGAGCGGAATGGAAAACAAGAGTAAAATACGATTTGGTATGCGAAAGGAGCGAATATCTGTAAGTGTAAGGAGGATTAACATTGAAATGAGTAAAAACGACATAACATAGTCTACGAAGTGATTAGCATAATACCAAGAGAGAAAAAATAAGACACCTGTTATGACTTCAATAAGAGGAAAGTAAAAAGGGATCTTCTGATGACAAAAGCGACATTTTCCCCTTAATAACAAATAAGAGATAACTGGAATCATGTCGATGGCTTGGATTGTCTGTTGACAATGTTCACACTTTGATCGCCCTTTCATCGTTTGCTTGAACGTTCCACGGGACAGAAATGAAAGAAAGTACGAGCCTGTAACCATCCCTACGAGGCTTATATAGATGCCGATTACAAAAGATTCAGCCAACCGCTATGTTCCTCCTTCTACTTTATGTGTCTTTACTCATTCCACACCATTTGTCTCTTTCCCTGCTATTTTAGAAAATGATTTCCACTCATGTGCGGAATAAAATTTTTGCTACTGCAACTATAAAAAAGATCACTGTCCTTTAAAGCATGTGCTAAAAACCGATAATGAATCGTATCAGGTTTTTTCACTTTAATAGGACAGCATTCTCTTTGTTTATCTTAACTAAATGTTTCCGACTTCCTTCTTTTTCAGAAAATGACGAGCCTCTGAAATAAAATAAAGAGAGCCAGTTACAATAATGACTTCATCCGCAGCGGCTGTTTCTATTTTCTCTACTATTTTTGTCTTCCAATCAACCACTTCTTCTTTTTGTACAACTTGCTCAATTTGTTGAAACAATTCTTTTGCAGGCATCCCACGAAAGAATGAAAAGGAACAACAGTAATACGAAACGTTCATAGATTGGAGCGCTTTTATTAAAGGTGCAACGTCTTTCCCTTCTGTCACGCCGATAAATAACGCAATTTTTTTGGAAGCAAATTGTTGCCTTAACGTCTGTGCAAGTGCATGAAAGCCTTCTTGATTATGTGCACCATCAATTAATAATGCAGGATACTTACTTAACCACTCCATCCTACCTGGCCATGTTGTTTTTCGTAATCCTTCTCCTTTTGCAAAATCGGATATGGGTCGATCTAAATGCTTCTCGATTTCTTCACTTGCTTTTAATGCAAGCGCAGCATTATGATGCTGATGCTCTCCAAGCATTGACACCGTGTACGAATTACCTTGATACGTAAATCGACTTGTGTCCATCGTTTCGTATGTGAAATCATCCTTTAGAATTGAAATAGCTGCCTGCTTTTTATGCGCTTGCTCTTCAATGACCGCTCGCACATCACTTTGAATGTCACCAAGAATAATTGGCGTGTTCGGTTTAATAATCCCTGCTTTCTCAAACGCAATCTCTTCCAGGGTATTTCCAAGAATATGCATGTGGTCATGTCCAATCATTGTGATCATCGATACGATCGGTTGAATCACATTGGTCGAATCAAACCGACCACCTAAACCTACTTCAATTAAACAAATATCTGGTTTTGCTCGCTCTGCAAAATAGAGGAACATAATAGTCGTAATCACTTCAAATTCTGTTGGCGAACCAAGGTCCGTATCCGCTAATTGTTCAACCAAAGGTCTTACTTTGTTTGCTCCCCACACTAAATCTTCACTAGAAATTGGATTGCCGTTAACTGAGATACGTTCTTCAAATCGTTCTATGTAGGGAGACGTAAATGTTCCTACTTGAAATTGTTCTTCTTCTAGTATATGTCTTAAAAAACTTACAGTGGACCCTTTCCCATTTGTTCCGCCAATATGAACAGCTGTTATCAGTTGTTCCGGATGATTTAATTTCTCAAGCATCCATTCCATTCGCTTTAAGCCGGGCTTAATACCAAAAGGCAGCAAGGAATGAATCCATGCAATTGCTTCTTCACTCGTTTTCACTGCACGTCTCTCCTTAAAAAAGGAGCTCAGGCGTTCTTTACGCTTGAGCTCTTTCGTTTTATGCGCTTAGTTCTGCAATTCGTTCAATAACAATCGTTCGCTTTGACTCATAATCTGCTTTTTTCTTCTTTTCTTCTTCTACTACTTGCGCAGGTGCTTTTGCAACAAATCCTTGGTTGCTAAGCTTCTTTTCAATACGCTCAACTTCTTTTGTTAATTTTTCTTTCTCTTTTTCCAACCGTGCAATTTCTGCGTCTAAATCAAGAAGTCCTGCTAACGGCATAAAAATCTCCATCCCAGTTAAAGCATGCGACATTGCTTTTTCTGGCGTTTCTAAATCATTTGCAATAACGAGCTTACTCGGATTTGCAAACTTTTCGATGTAGGCTGAGCCAGTTTCTAAACATGCTTTGGTTTCATCATCTGCTGGTCGAATAAACAATTCAATTTGTTTACTCATTGGTACATTTAGCTCCGAGCGAGTATTACGAATAGAACGAATGAGTGTTTTTAATGTTTCCATATCCTGAAGTGCCTTTGGATCATAGAATTCACTCGTAAAGAGCGGCCATTCTGCAACTGTAATAGACTCTCCTTGATGAGGCAAGTACTGCCAAATTTCCTCAGTAATAAACGGCATAAATGGATGAAGCATGCGCATCGTATGGTCAAGCACATAAGCAAGAACGGAACGAGTCGTCGCTTTTGCCTCTATATCTTCTCCGTATAGAGTTAGTTTCGCCATTTCAATGTACCAGTCACAAACGTCATCCCAAATAAATGAATAAAGCGTACGTCCGGCTTCTCCAAATTCGTAACTATCCAGCAAACGCGTAACCGTTTCTGCTGTTTGACCTAAACGTGTTAAAATCCACTTATCTGCTATCGTTTTCTCTTTCGTTATATCAATTTCGTTGTAGCTTAGCCCATCCATATTCATTAACGCAAATCGAGAAGCATTCCATATCTTGTTACCGAAATTCCAAGTAGACTCGACTTTTTCCCAATAAAAACGAAGGTCATTCCCTGGAGTACTTCCCGTTGCTAAGAAAAAGCGCAATGAATCGGCTCCGTATTTATCAATTACCTCTTGCGGATCCACACCGTTTCCTAGGGATTTACTCATTTTCTTACCCTCAGCATCACGAATGAGTCCATGAATAAGTACATCTTTGAACGGTCTTTTGTTCGTAAACGCTTTTCCTTGGAAAATCATACGAGATACCCAGAAATAAATAATATCGTAGCCAGTTACAAGCACATCGGTTGGATAATAACGTTTTAAATCCTCGGCATCTTCATTTGGCCAGCCCATTGTTGAAAACGGCCATAGCGCTGAAGAAAACCACGTATCTAATACATCTTCATCTTGTACCCAGTTTTCTGGATCTTGAGGTGCTTCTTTCCCGACATAAAGCTCATTCGTCTCTTTATGATACCAAGCTGGGATTCGGTGTCCCCACCAAAGTTGTCTAGAAATACACCAGTCGCGAATGTTTTCCATCCAGCGTGTATAGGTGCCTTCAAAACGTTCAGGCACAAACGTTACTTTCGTGTCTTCATGCTGCTGCATTTTGAGAGATTCTTCTGCAAGAGGCTGCATTTTCACAAACCACTGCATTGATAAATAAGGTTCGACCACAACGCCGCTACGCTCTGAATGACCAACAGAGTGAAGGTGCTCTTCAATTTCAAATAATACACCTGACGCCTGTAAGTCTTTAACAATCTGCTTACGGCAATCAAAACGATCGAGCCCTTGATACTTGCCAGCATTTTCATTCATGGATCCATCTTCGTTCATAACGAGAATGCGCGGCAGATCGTGACGATTTCCAATTTCAAAGTCATTCGGATCATGAGCTGGGGTAATTTTAACAGCTCCCGAACCAAAATCACGATCAACGTACTCGTCTGCTACAATCGGAATTTCGCGACCAATAATTGGTAGCTTCACCTTTTTACCTACTAGGTGACTGTACCGTTCATCTTTTGGGTGAACAGCTACTGCTGTATCTCCAAGCATGGTTTCCGGCCTTGTCGTTGCGATTTTAATAGAACCTGTTCCGTCCACTAACGGGTACTCCATATGATAGAAAGCACCTTGAACATCTTGGTGAATAACTTCTATATCAGAAAGAGCTGTTTTCGTATGCGGGTCCCAGTTAATGATATATTCCCCACGATAGATAAGACCTTGTTCGTAAAGTGATACAAACACTTCATTAACTGCATCCGATAAACCTGAATCCAATGTAAATCGTTCTCGGGAATAATCTACGGAAATACCAACCTTTGCCCATTGCTTTCGAATAAAATTGGCATATTCTTCTTTCCATTCCCAAGACTTCTCAACAAAGCCTTCACGACCAAGATCATGCTTTGAAATTCCTTGTTCTTTTAGGCGCGCCTCCACTTTAGCTTGAGTTGCAATTCCTGCATGGTCCATTCCCGGAAGCCAAAGTGTGTCATAACCTTGCATTCGTTTTGTTCGAGCAAGAATATCTTGCAAGGTGGCATCCCATGCGTGACCAAGGTGGAGCTTTCCGGTAACATTTGGTGGTGGAATGACAATGGAGTACGGTTCTTTAGATGGATCGTCTGTAGGTTTAAAGAACTCGCCTTTTTTCCAGTAGTCGTACCATTTCCTTTCTGTTTCATTTGGATCATATTTTGTTGGCATTGTATGCTGCTCCGTCATTGGGCAGGCCTCCTTTAGCTTAAAAAAATACAAAAAACCCTTCCGTCTCAAAGGACGAAGGGATTGTTCGCGGTGCCACCTTTGTTCACAGACTTAGTCTGTGCAACTCAAATCGACTAACGGCTCGAAACCGTTTCTGTTTACTAGAAGGTTCAACAGAAAAGCTTACAGGCGACTTTCAAGTACTTGCTCTCTAGAAAGACTTTCAGCCAAGGTCCTTCCTCTCTACTAGAAGCAGTTTCTTTACTCCTCCTGATCACAGCTTGTATATAGGATCTATCCGTATTTTATCGCTTGCTTACAAGTACGTCAATATTAGCTTTGGTTATTTTTATATAGTCTATACATTCAGAACTGCTTTTGCAACAGTTTTAGGCTGCTTGCATACAATACAGTAATCATTATACAAAGGAGGAAGGTTGCTATGACTAAGCGATTTCAAGGCTTTCCACCACCATGTCCGCCACCTGGTCCACCTAAAAAATTTGGGCGCTTTAAATTTATTTGTATTCAATGCTTACCGCCAATTTTAGTGTTTCAGCTTATTCGTACATTACTTCTTCCAACAGCTGTAGACTTATTTTTATTAACCCTTATTATCGTTTTTTTCATTTGCTTGTTTTTCGGTATTGTGTAGTGTAAGCCACCTTCAAGAAAAAAGAATCACATCATTTTGATCCTTTTCCAGTTCTTTTTCTTCTAACTGATTTTTCCATTTACCTGCAACAAGAAAGAAGACAACCATGAAAACCGCAATAACGGTTGAATTGATGAGGGTTAACCGAATCGTTAAAATGCCGTCCCACAACCGCATGCTCGCAAAGAAGAGAAGAAATGCCGTTAATTGCGTTACGATGCCAATCCCTTTCCACATAACGGCTTTTTCTTTTGTCGAAGCTTTATCATATAAATAAAAGCCGAACAAGCCTACACTCGCTAAAAGAATAATAGGTAAAAACGAAAAAGAAGATGCCTGAATATTTGAATCTAATAAGCCTGCTATTTGAATAATGAACTGCAAAACAAAATAGACAACTAGG from Shouchella hunanensis includes these protein-coding regions:
- a CDS encoding prepilin peptidase, which translates into the protein MAESFVIGIYISLVGMVTGSYFLSFLSRGTFKQTMKGRSKCEHCQQTIQAIDMIPVISYLLLRGKCRFCHQKIPFYFPLIEVITGVLFFLSWYYANHFVDYVMSFLLISMLILLTLTDIRSFRIPNRILLLFSIPLLALRFFVHPITFDLFSLVISLVLLSTLLYACQKEQLGGGDVKLFLLFMLLFGIQSTLLIIAVASSIALLFVFIHPSFRQKYEDSKRMKIPFAPFISIAALIVYFLPYVV
- a CDS encoding bifunctional folylpolyglutamate synthase/dihydrofolate synthase; protein product: MKTSEEAIAWIHSLLPFGIKPGLKRMEWMLEKLNHPEQLITAVHIGGTNGKGSTVSFLRHILEEEQFQVGTFTSPYIERFEERISVNGNPISSEDLVWGANKVRPLVEQLADTDLGSPTEFEVITTIMFLYFAERAKPDICLIEVGLGGRFDSTNVIQPIVSMITMIGHDHMHILGNTLEEIAFEKAGIIKPNTPIILGDIQSDVRAVIEEQAHKKQAAISILKDDFTYETMDTSRFTYQGNSYTVSMLGEHQHHNAALALKASEEIEKHLDRPISDFAKGEGLRKTTWPGRMEWLSKYPALLIDGAHNQEGFHALAQTLRQQFASKKIALFIGVTEGKDVAPLIKALQSMNVSYYCCSFSFFRGMPAKELFQQIEQVVQKEEVVDWKTKIVEKIETAAADEVIIVTGSLYFISEARHFLKKKEVGNI
- a CDS encoding valine--tRNA ligase; its protein translation is MTEQHTMPTKYDPNETERKWYDYWKKGEFFKPTDDPSKEPYSIVIPPPNVTGKLHLGHAWDATLQDILARTKRMQGYDTLWLPGMDHAGIATQAKVEARLKEQGISKHDLGREGFVEKSWEWKEEYANFIRKQWAKVGISVDYSRERFTLDSGLSDAVNEVFVSLYEQGLIYRGEYIINWDPHTKTALSDIEVIHQDVQGAFYHMEYPLVDGTGSIKIATTRPETMLGDTAVAVHPKDERYSHLVGKKVKLPIIGREIPIVADEYVDRDFGSGAVKITPAHDPNDFEIGNRHDLPRILVMNEDGSMNENAGKYQGLDRFDCRKQIVKDLQASGVLFEIEEHLHSVGHSERSGVVVEPYLSMQWFVKMQPLAEESLKMQQHEDTKVTFVPERFEGTYTRWMENIRDWCISRQLWWGHRIPAWYHKETNELYVGKEAPQDPENWVQDEDVLDTWFSSALWPFSTMGWPNEDAEDLKRYYPTDVLVTGYDIIYFWVSRMIFQGKAFTNKRPFKDVLIHGLIRDAEGKKMSKSLGNGVDPQEVIDKYGADSLRFFLATGSTPGNDLRFYWEKVESTWNFGNKIWNASRFALMNMDGLSYNEIDITKEKTIADKWILTRLGQTAETVTRLLDSYEFGEAGRTLYSFIWDDVCDWYIEMAKLTLYGEDIEAKATTRSVLAYVLDHTMRMLHPFMPFITEEIWQYLPHQGESITVAEWPLFTSEFYDPKALQDMETLKTLIRSIRNTRSELNVPMSKQIELFIRPADDETKACLETGSAYIEKFANPSKLVIANDLETPEKAMSHALTGMEIFMPLAGLLDLDAEIARLEKEKEKLTKEVERIEKKLSNQGFVAKAPAQVVEEEKKKKADYESKRTIVIERIAELSA